The Cellulophaga lytica DSM 7489 nucleotide sequence TAAATAAGTTTTTAGGGTATAAGTTATCGTATTATTTGCAAGATTTTGAGGTTCGATATAAAACTAATGTTAATGGCTTTAGACTTACAGGGTCTGTATTTTACGCAGGTACAGCATTATTTACAGAGATAAACAAAAAGGTAAAACGTAAGTACGTTAAAAATAGAGAAATTACCTATTTGGGATCTACATTGCATTTTATGAGGGCTTTGTCTGCAAAGAGACTTACAGAAGAAAATTTTAGAATTTTTAAAGAAAGCTTAGAGGTAAACCCTTATGACTATTACAAAGTAGAAAAAATAGAAGATGGCAGCGCTAAAGTAGTTCAGTCTTTAGAACGATTAAATATACTGTATAATAGGTGGAGTAATTCTTTTGTTGTTGTAACTCAAAACCCTTTTTATATAGATGCTTACGGCAACCACTCTCCTGTAGATGTGGTGTTGTTTGGTGGTGATATGGGCTTGCTTAGAATAGCAAATACATTGCCCTTAAACTATGAGTCTGTAAAATAAAAAAGGCCATCTAAAAAATAGATAGCCTTATTGTATTGTAGTGTTTTTAATTCTTTAGAACCAAGGCTTTCTACCTACTTGGTAAGTGTTGTAAAAATCTTCATCAGATTTTAATAAGTATATAATACCCTCAATAAATCCTATAATTCCTGCTGCACCACAAGTTACCACACTTGCTATTATTTGAATAATACCTTCTTTTTGGTAGCCTAATATAAATTTATGAATTCCTAAATAACCGAATAGAATACCTAAAATACCTGCAAGCATTTTCTTATTTTCGTTATTAGCCATATTGTTTAGACCTTCTGAGAATTCATTAGCAGTTTCTTTTGCTTCTGTGTTAAAATCTTTGTTTTCTTCTGACATAATTTTTTGTGTGTTGGTTTAATTTAATTGTGGGTTAAATGTAGTAATTTTTTTTAATTATTACTTAAAAGCTTCGTCTATTGGCTCCCATAATTCTAACTTATTTCCGTCAGGGTCCAGTATCCATCCAAATTTACCGTAGCTATATTCTTCTATTTCACCAACAATAGTAACGCCTTCTGCTTTTAATACTTTTAATAATTCTACTAGATTTTCTACCCTAAAATTCATCATAAAAGAAGATTTGCTTGGTTCAAAATACGTAGTGTCATTTTTCATAGGGCTCCATTGTGTACTACAGTCTTTTCCTTCTTTATCTTTCCACCAAAAAGTGCAACCATAGCGGTCTGTATCCAGACCTAATCTTTCTTTGTACCATTGCTTTATTTTATCTGGGTCTTCTGTTTTAAAAAAGAAACCTCCTAAACCTGTAACTCTATTCTTCATATTGGTTTTATTTTTTAGTGTTTTTCTCGTATAAATCTATCCATTGTTGTACTGTCATTTTTGTAGCTAGTTCGCCAATTAACTCGTATGGGATATCATCTAACTTTTTAAACCTGATACAACTCTTGCCCATATCTAACTTGCGTTTGCAATGCTTAGGATATTCTGTAGTAAACCAATTTAACAAGTCTGGATCTGCATAAATACCAGAATGGTACAATGCTATAAAGTTTTTTTGCGATGCCACATTCATAAAGGGGAGCGGCAATTTAGGATCACAATGGTAGCCATCTGCATACAAAGTATGTGGTACAACATAGCCTAACATACCATAACTCATAGTTTCTGTAAAACCAGTAGGAATATTGTTTAAAATTGTTTCTCTAATTTTAGATACAGCTTCTTTGCGCTCTTCTGGTAACTCATTTATATATTGGTCTGGTGTTGTTGCTTTAGATTGCATAATCTGCTGTTCTTTTGGTTCACTTTTAAATTTACAAAAATTTAGCTTTAACCTTGTCTACAATTGTTTGCGCAAGTTTAATTTTGCTTTCTACCGTCCAGCCAGCTACGTGCGGACTAAGTAATACGTTATCAGATTTTATTAAATATTCAAAATCTTCTGGTAGCTCGTTATCTGTAAACATATGTTCAAAAGAAGCTTTCTCATACTCTAAAACATCTAGTCCTGCGCCTAATATTTTACCCTCTTTTAATGCAGTTACTAAATCTGCCGTTACAACACACTTGCCACGTGCAGTATTAAATAACCAAAACGGTTTTTTAAAACCATTTATAAAATTCGCTGTTATCATATTTTTTGTAAGCTGTGTTTGTGGTACATGCAAACTTAAAATATCTGCTTTTTGTTGCAATTCTTCTAAGTCTACTTGTGTTGCATTTTCGTTTCCAACACCATCTTTAATGTCATAGCAAATAACATCTACATCAAAACCACGTAATTTTTTTGCAAATGCATTGCCCATATTACCATAGCCTATTATACCCACAGTTTTGCCATCTAATTCAATTCCTCGGTTGCCTTCTCTGTCCCATTTTCCATTACGGACTTCTTTGTCTGCTTTGTTTAGTTTGTTAAACAAAGATAAAATCATCCCCAATGTATGTTCGCCAACAGCATTACGGTTACCTTCTGGTGCAGAGGCTAAAAAAATGCCTTTTTGGGTAGCGTAATCTGTATCAATATTTTCTAGACCAGCACCTAATCTCCCTATAAATTTTAAATTGGTTGCCTTGTCTAAAAATGTTTTGTCTAACGGAAATCTACTGCGTATAATTAAGCCCTCATAGTTATGAATTATAGCTTCTACTTCTTCTTTAGTTGCGGTATAATCTACATCGTTTGTAAAACCAAAACCTTTAAATTGTTCTATTATTAAAGGATGATTTTTATCTAAATGCAATACTTTCATTATTATATTTTTGGATATTCAGTTTGTGTTTTTTTGTCAATAACATTGCCTGTATGTGAGGTAGATAGTTTTTCAAACAACAATACCTCTACAACTTCATCGTTTTCTGTTCTAGGGCAATGTTCTACGCCTTTTGGTACCACAATTATTTCACCCTCTTTTACAATTTCTGTACGGTCTCTAAATTGCATATAAAGTGTGCCTTTTAATACCTGAAAAAGTTCATCTTCATTCTCGTGTGCGTGCCAAACAAAGTCGCCCTTTAATTTGGCTAAAAGTACCTGCATATTGTCTACAACAGCAATTTGGTGCGGATGCCACTGTTTGTTAAACTTGCTTTGTTTTTCTTGTAGGTTAATAGTTTTCAAAATAAAATGTATTAAAATTAATAACCAACAGCACCACCATCTGGACTAGATGAGTCTGATGCTCCTACATAGACTTTATTATCAGAATCAACTGTAATGCCCATTAAACGACCAAGTTGGCCACGTGGTTCCATAGTGTGTCCCATTGCTTCTAAAGCTTTTACGGTATCTGGTGATAGCAGGCCTCTTTCATATAAAATACGATCTGGCAACCATTGGTGGTGAATTTTCATAGTTTCAATAGCCATATGTATAGGCATATCAAACTCAATAACATTTAATACTGTCTGAAAAACTGTGTTTATAATAGTTCTTCCGCCTGGACTGCCAATTACCAATACAGCCTTACCATCTTTAGCTACAATTGTAGGCGTCATACTAGAAAGCATTCTTTTTTCTGGTTTAATAATGTTTGCAGCAGAGCCAATTAGGCCTTTGCTGTTTGTATAGCCTGGTTGCGGATTAAAATCGCCCATTTCATTATTAAAAATAAAACCAAGTTTAGGAGAACCTAATCTAGAGCCATAAGAGTGTTCTAAGGTATATGTTAAAGAGACAGCATTGCCATCTTTATCTAAAACAGATAAATGTGTGGTGTTGGTACCATCATAAATTTGTCCGTACTTGGTAGAGTCACTTACAGATGCTTTTTGCCAATCTATATTGTTGTACCTATTTTTAGCAAATTCTTTAGAGGTAAGTTTTTCTAAAGGCATATTTAAATTAAAATCAGGATCACCTAAATGTTCTGCTCTATCTGCAAAGGCTCTACGCATAGCTTCTGCAACCAAATGTACGTAAGGAGTTGAGTTAAAAGGTGCTTTGTTAAAATCTGCTAACTCCATAATATTCATCATTTCTAATAGTGCAACACCACCAGAACTTGGTGGTGGCATTACAAAAATATCATGACCTTTGTAAGTGCCTTTTAAAGGGGCTCTTTCTACAGCTTCATATTTTGCCAAATCCTTGAGTGTAATTAATCCATCGTTCTTTTTCATAAAACGAGCAATTTCTTTGGCAACTTTCCCTTTGTAAAAACCATCTTTACCGTTGTCTCTAATTTCTTTTAGCGTAGCGGCAAGTACTGGTTGCTTCCAAATTTCATCCATTTGTGTTATTTCACCTTTTTCATTGGTGAAATAGTTAGCCATAAATTCAGATTCTTTTTTATAGTGTAAAGCATGTTTGTATAATGTGTAAGATAGCGGTACACCATTTTCTGCCAAGTCTACAGCGGGCTGCACTAATGAAGCCCACGGCAATTTTCCATACTTTTTATGAGCCATATATAAACCTGCAACTGTGCCAGGTACACCTACAGATTGTAACCCGTTGTGGTTAGAACCAGCAATTAAGTTACCATCTTTATCTAAAAACATATTTGTTGTAGCTTTTAAAGGTGCTTTTTCTCTAAAATCTATAGTTGTGGCGTTGCCATCAGATTTCATAAAAACCAAAAAGCCACCACCGCCAATATTACCTGCTTGTGGGTGCGTAACTGCTAGTGCAAAAGCAGTTGCTATAGAGGCATCTATTGCATTACCGCCTTTTTTTAGTATTTCTGTGCCAACTTTAGATGCCGCACTATTGTCTGATACTACCATACCATTTTTAGCATAGGTTTGTGCGTTGGTAATTGTAGTGAAAAGTGCACAAGCTATAAGATAAAACAGTTTAATTTTCATAGGTGTAATTTTAGAGTAAATATAGTATTAATAGGTATTTTATAAATTGTAAACAGTATTAATCTGCGCAATGTTAAAGCCGTTTTTTATTACTTGTTTTGCCTTTGTGCTTTTTATGTTTAGAGCCGGATTTGTATGATTAAAATGTATAAAGTTAATTTTGCTTTTTTCTGTAGCTGGTAGCTCTTTAAATAATCCCATACTTTCTATAATAAACGGATGTGGAATTTCTGATATGTCTCTGTTGTTTATTTCTTCGGCATCAAAAAAAGTAGCATCTATAAAGGCATAATCTACCTTGGCAATCTCAGTAGTAATATCTTGGCCCCACTTATTCCATTTGTCTATGTCAGGAATAAATAATGCTCTTTTATTTGGCCCAATTATAGTATAACCTACGGTTTCCGAAAACTCATCTCTGTGTGGCACTGTAAACGGAACCACCTTTAAATTAGAGGTAAGTTCTAGTGTTTGCTTGTTTTCTGTTGCTTTAATAGCTATGTTTTTATTTGCAACAAGCTGACTCCAAGGACCGTTTTCCTCTAAAAAAGTTTTCATTTTTGGCATAGTATAAACAGGTGTGTTACTAGCATTCATAGCTTCTTTCCCAAGAAACATTAAACCTGCGTAATGACCAATATGTGCGTGTGTTAAAAAAATACCAGTAGGAATTTCTTGTGCATTAAAATTAGCACTGTTTTTTAAGGCCTTTACTTGTGTTGCAATATCTGGTGTGGCTTCAAACAAAAATGTGGCTTTGTTTTGGTTGTCTACAACACCCAATGAAACTACTTTTCTGTTTGGATCTGGGTTTGTAAATAAGTTTTTGCAACAGTCTTTTTTACAGCCTATTTGTGGTGACCCTGCATCTTGTACAGTACCTAAAATAATTAAAGCTGTATTGCTAATCTTTGTAGGTGAGCTACTTGCTGTATTATGGTCTGTGTTATCTGTTGCGGTAGCAGGTTTGTTTTTAGGTTTACACGCACTAAATAAAAGTAATAAGACACAAATATGTAAAAGGTTTTTTGTCATATGTAGTTGCTTTGTAGTTCTATAAAGATAACTATTTGACATTAAAAAAAGCCAATGGAAATTGTATCCATTGACTTTTTGGGTTCTAAACTAGTAGTGTTAATCTAAAAATCTAGCTCAAATTCTTCTTCTTCAATAGTACTGGCTTGTGACATATCATAAATAAACTCGTCTATTTGTGCTTTTGTAACATTGGGCATACATATAACGTGGGCAACATTACCCTCTGTGGCTAATTGCCATTTTTGTTTTACTTCTAGTGCTGTTTTAGGTAAAACAACAGTAATAGCGTTTGGATTTCGCCAAGCATTTACACCAATTTCTTTTAACCTATTTTCACAATAAACAGCTGTTTCTAAACTTTTTTGGTAACGTGCTCTTAAGCCATCTACACCTAATTTTTTAAGTGCATACCATAAAAATAACGGACTATGACCATTTCTAGATCCTGTAATTGTAGTGTCTAAAGAGCCAATATAAGAGATGCCTTTTGCTATACGATCTCTGTTACTGCGCTTTGTTATTATAACACCAGATGGTATTGGCGAGCCTATAAATTTATGTCCGCTTATAGATATACTATCTGCACCGTCTTTAAAGTCAAACGGTATACGTGGCTCCATAAATGCACCGTATGTGCCAGATAATGCAGCATCACAATGTATATAATGGTCTTGTATAGCTAAGTTTTTTAAAATGCCTTTTATTTTAGAAACATCGTCTTTAGCTTCCTTCATTGTAGTGCCAAAAGTGGTAAGTACAATTGCTGGTTTATGACGATTCATTCTTACCGTATTTTCAAAATCTTCATAATCTATTTCTCCGTTTTCTTGAGAACGAATAATGATGCTAGGAATATTTAATAAATGAATATTTTTACGCACACTATAATGTGTAGATTCTGAGTAATACACCATTCCTTTTGGATATAATTCTCTTGCTAAATACAAACCATATAAGTTACTTTCAGAGCCACCATTGGTTATATAGCCCCAATAATCTGTTGGTTGTGCTCTAAATAGTTTAGCAAAAAATGCAACAACTTCCTTTTCCATTTCGTGGGTTTGTACCTTATACGTGCCATCTTCAAACGGATCTCCTAAGTTGTTTATTGGGTATTGTAAAAAACTACTAAGCTCAGCGTAATTAAAATCTTTAGATACAGGGTAACCTAAAAATGAATCCCTGGCTTGTTCTATATTTTCTTTTAATTTATGAAGACGTTCTGTGTCTTTTACTGATATATTTTTATACATAGTAGTAGCGTAGGTTTTAATGCTGTAAAATTAGTATTTTCAGGCAAAGTGTCTTTAATTTGTTGTTAGTTTGATAAATTATACTGCATATGTGGTTATTTTCAATAGTATTATTCTAATTTTGATTAAATTTTATCGGCTTAACAAAAAAATATACTGGTATGGATGCTGTAGACAAAAAAATACTAATGTTATTGCAACAAAATGCAAAACAGAACACTAAAGAAATTGCAGATAAAATAGGACTAACAGTATCTCCTACCTTTGAGCGTATAAAAAAGTTAGAGCAGCAAAATTATATTAAGGGTTATGTTGCCCTGCTTAATGAAGAAAAAATAAATAAAGCCATAAAAGTGTATTGCCATATTACACTAGCAACACACTCTAGAGAGTTAATAGATAATTTTAAAAATAATGTGGCCCATTTGCCAGAAATTATGAGCTGCCAACACTTGTCTGGTAATTATGATTTTTTACTAAAAGTTGCTGTTAGTGATATGACGCAGTACCAACAATTTGTATTAGATAAATTATCTGTAATTAAGGGTATATCTAACGTGCAAAGTTCTTTTGTGTTAGAAGAAATTAAGAATGATACAGCTTATGTTTTATAAGAACATTTTAGCTATTGAAAAATAGATTATAATACCAAAAATATCGTTACTGGTTGTAATAAATGGTCCTGTAGCAATGGCAGGGTCTATACCTCTTTTGTGTAAAAAAATAGGTACAAACGTACCAATAATACCAGCAACAATAATAACTGCTATTAATGATATAGATATGGCAAATGCCATTTTAACATCGCCCTCCATAAGCCAAGCAAAACAAAAAAGTATAATGGCTAGTATAGTGCCATTAAGTGCAGATAAAAGTATTTCTTTTATAAGCCTATTTACCATACTGCCTTTTAAATCATCGTTGGCAATACCTTGCACAACAATTGCACTAGATTGCACACCTACATTACCAGCCATAGCGGCAATTAAGGGTGTAAATAATAGTAGCGAAATATGGCCATTTATAACACCTTCAAAAGTACCCATAATAGTGGCAGAACCTACACCTCCAAAAAGGCCTAATATTAACCAAGGTAAACGTGCTTTTGTTAAGTCTAATATGCTATCATCTGCTTCTACATCTTGAGATATACCTGCAGCCATCTGATAATCTTTATCTGCTTCTTCTTTAATTACGTCTACAATATCATCAATAGTAATTCTTCCAACTAGCCTGCCAATTTCATCAACAACAGGTATAGCTTCAAGGTCATACCTAGACATTATTTTTGCAATTTCCTCTGGTTTTTCGTTTACAGAAACAGAGTCTACTTTTGGGATATACACATCTTTAATGTGTGTTTTTGTAGATGTGGTAAGTAAATCTTTTAATGATAACCTTCCTTTGAGTTTTTCTTCATCATCTACTACATAAATAGAGTGTACTCTAGTAACATTTTCTGCTTGTGCACGCATTTCTTTTACACAAGTAAGCACGTTCCAGTTTACATTTACTTTTACAAGCTCTTTTGCCATTAATCCACCTGCAGAATACTCATCATATCGTAAAAGATCTACAATGTCTTTTGCATGTTCCCTGTCTTCTAGTTCAGATATTACCTCTTGTACAATGTTTTGTGGTAACTCTGCAACAATATCTGCGGCATCATCTGTATCTAGTTCATTAAGCTCATCTGCAATTTCCTTGGTAGATAAGTTTCCTAAAATAGATTCTCTTACATCTTCATCTAGCTCCGTTAAAATATCAGAGGTTTTATCACTCTCTAATAATTTAATTATATAAGTAGCCTCATCAGTATTAAGCTCATTAACTATTTCGGCAATATCTGCATAGTGTATTTCCTCTAAAAGAAGCTGAATATCTGCGTCTTTTTGATTGGAAATTAATGTTTCTATATGCTGTAAAAATTCGTCTGTTAATTTAAACGGTGTCATTGGCTATCTTTTTTGTAAGTGCTACAAAATCCTCAACGGCTAATTGTTCTGGACGTTTGCCAAAGATAGGGTCTTCTTTTAAATTATCAGAAAGTTCAAAGGTTTTTAAGCTGTTTCTAATGGTTTTTCTACGCTGATTAAAAACTGCTTTTACAACACGGTACAGTAATTTTTCATCTACACCAATGTCTAAATTTTCTTTACGTGTTAGTCTTAGTACGCCAGAATCTACCTTTGGTGGCGGATTAAAAACAGTTGGCGGTACTGTAAATAAATATTCTGCGTGGTAGTAAGCTTGAGTTAATACAGATAAAATACCGTATGCTTTGCTGCCCTCTTTAGAGCAAATGCGCTCTGCAACTTCTTTTTGGAACATTCCTGTAAACTCTGGTATTTGCTGTTTATGCTCTAATGTTTTAAATACAATTTGTGTAGATATGTTATACGGGAAGTTGCCACTTATTGCAAATTGTTCGTCGCCAAAAATGGTAGTTAAATCTTGTTTTAAAAAATCTGCCTCCACAACTTTAAATGTACCTTTTCGGTTAAGTAGTTCTGGGTGTTCTAGTAAAAAATTCTGATTTAAATATGCTATAGATTCAGTATCTAAATCCATAGCTATTAAATTTAAATCATGTTTTAAAATGTACTTGGTAAGTACACCAGTACCCGGACCAATTTCTATAACATTAGTATACCCATTATGAGTTAGTGTTTCTGCAATTTGTTGGGCAATAGCTTCATCTGTCAAAAAATGCTGGCCAAGGTGTTTTTTAGCCTTAACTGGACTATCATTTTTACGTTGGGCCTTGTTTTTCTTGAAAAATTCTTTCTTTTTTTTAGACATAATTATGTAGCTAATTGTTTAAAACTTTGTTTTTTGCAAAAGGTAGTTTTATTTTTTTGCAGGAGTTAATACTGCTTCTCCAATAACTTCTAACTCTGTTCTAAAAGCTACAAACTTGCCAGCAAAAAGCTTGTTTGCTTCCTGGCGTAGTTTATCTGCATCATCTTTATAATAAACGTCTAAAGTTTCTTTGTTTGGTGTGCTGTATTGTACAGAGTATGTTACACCTCCCATTTCTTCTTCTATAATAACCTTACACATTTTTGCGCCAGTAAATTTACCAGTTGCTAACATATCTGGTATGTGTGTTTCTTTCATCCAAGACAACCACTTATCGTGCACTTCTTCCTCTACATTAATGGTTACGTTGTATATATACATAGTCTTTTTTTTAGTGTAATGTTTATTTTTGTACAGTTTGCAAAGCTATAACTAATTTATAGCGTCTCCTCTAAGTTTTCTAAACTCTTTTCTGGCTAAAGGAAAAAAATAGCTGTCTTGGTAGCCGTATATTATTTTCTCGTAATGGTATTTAGCTTCTTCTGGTTTGTACAGTATTGTACGGTACAACTCGCCTAAGGCATAGTGTGCATCGTCTGCTAAAATTCCTGATTTATAAAACTCTATAATTTTTAGGTAATTAAGCTCTGCTTTCTCGTACTCTTGTTGTTTTATAAGAAGTTCTGCTTGTTTTAGCAGAGCTTCGTCTTCAATTTTTTCTCCTTTGTGATTTTCTAAAATATCATCTAAAGCTGCTATTGCTTCTGTGGTTTTATTTTGATAGGCTAATAAATCTGCAGTAGCATATTTTTTTAAGGCTGTTTGGGTAGAGTCCTGCAAGCTGTTGTCAGAAATTAAAAGGCTAAGTTGCATAGCATCATTTGCAATAAGTTGAGATGTAGAACTGCGTAACACTTTTAATTGTGCTAAAGCCCAGTCAAAATCTCCTTTGTAAAAACTAGCTTTTGCAACCTTAAAACGCGCGTTTTGAGCTAAAACATCATTTTTTAGGTTTTTTTGTATTTGTGTGTAATAAATTAAGGCCTCATTAAACCTCTTGTTGTATACCAAAATATCTGCTAAAGCCATTTTTATTTTAGCTTCTTCATACCTGTTAAGCTGTAGTTCTAGTGTTTTTTTTAATACAAATGTAGCTTCTTCTGTTTCATCTTTTTTAAAAGCTAAAAAGTTAGCGTACCTAAGCTGTAACATTATACTGTGTGGTTTGTAACCATAAGTTTCTAGCAATACAGCAAATGCTTTTTGTGTAGCATCTGTATTTTTGTTGTTAGACAAGTCTAAGTCTAATGCTATCCTTTGCAATTCTGCATATAATTTTACATTATCTACCCTAGGGCTGTTAACTACAATGTAATTATAAATTTCTTGTGCAGTTTCTTTTTCGTTTTCATCAACACAAATATTAGCTAATGTTTGTAATCTTCTTAAGCTGTTGTCTTGTGAGCGTTTGTAAATTGCTTTTTCTTGACTAAAAGCACTGTAAAATTGTTTTTGCTGTATAAAAAGCCAACTTAGCATTTCATTCCAAATAATATCCGGACTTCTTTGTGCGTTTTTAAGAATAAGTTTTTTTAGTATTGTGTTGTTTCTGTTATCAGAATCTGTGGTAATAAAATCGTCTAAATTACGTATTACCGAAGACATTCTATTAGGATCTTTAGCAACTATATTTAGTAGACTGGTAAACATTTTCTCTACATTACCTTGTTCCCCATAAATACGTGCTAACTGAAAATTAAAATCTAAAGCCGGGTTTAATTCCATTGCTTTGTTGTATGTTTTTGCGGCATACTCTAAAAGTGAGTAGTTTTGGAATTTATATGCTAAGCCGTATCCGTTTCTTGGGTTTTCTTCTACTTTAGAGTAAGCCAAGTCATAATATTTTTTGGCCTCTTCATTATTGCCTTGTAAGGTATAATTGTGTCCTAAGTCTATATAATAAACAGGTATTGGGTTGGGCGAATCTAAGTTTTTTTTAATTTGTTTTTCGGCATCAGAATAACGCTCTAACTGTTGGTAACAACTAATTAAAAACGTTTGGTAGTCAGATCTTCTTGGGTTTTCTTTTACTAATCTCTCGTAAAAAACTACTGCCTTGTCAAAATCACCATCATCATAATACTGTTTAGCTAAAAAGCTGTTTTGCCCAACGGAAAGTTGCGCAAAACAGCAGGCTAGTATAAGTATAAATATTCTCAAGAAATCTATTTTTTAGTAAAGATACCAAGAATATAAGAAGTTCTTGTTAAAGAACCTTAATCTATCATGTCAAAACCACAATAAGGCACAAGAACATCTGGTATTTTAATGCCTTTTTCTGTTTGGTAATTTTCTAAAATCCCGGCTAAAACACGTGGTAAAGCTAAAGAACTTCCGTTTAAAGTATGTGCAAATTGGCTTTTGCCGTTTTCATCTTTAAAACGTAGTTTAAGTCTGTTAGCTTGGTATGCTTCAAAGTTAGACGCAGAGCTAATCTCTAACCAACGGTCTTGTGCTGTAGAAAACACTTCAAAATCAAACGTAAGAGCAGATGTAAAACCAAGGTCTCCGCCACAAAGGCGTAACAATCTGTATGGTAATTTTAATTCTCTTAAAATATCTTTTATATGTTCTACCATACCATCTAAAGCAGCATACGAATTGTCTGGGTGCTCTACGCGTACAAGTTCTACTTTATCAAACTGGTGCAATCTATTTAAGCCACGCACGTGCGCACCATAGCTACCAGCTTCTCTCCTAAAACAAGGTGTATAACCTGTGTATGTAATAGGAAAATCTTTTTGGTTAACAATAGTGTTTCTAAAAATGTTAGTTACAGGTACTTCTGCAGTTGGTATTAAGTATAAATCATCTGCAGTAACGTGGTACATTTGTCCTTCTTTGTCCGGTAACTGACCTGTTCCGTAACCAGAAGTTTCATTTACCAAATGCGGAACTTGAATTTCTTGGTAACCAGCGGCTGTATTTTTGTCTAAAAAGTAAGCAATAAGTGCACGTTGTAATCTAGCACCTTTTCCTTTATAAACAGGAAAACCAGCACCAGCAATTTTAACACCAAGTTCAAAATCTATAATGTCATATTTTTTAGCTAGTTCCCAGTGTGGTAAAGCACCTTCTATTAATTCAGGAATATCTCCTTCTCTAAAAATTTCCTCATTATCTTCATCTGTGTTTCCTGCAGGTACACTAGGGTGTGGTACATTAGGAATTTGGTACAGTAAACTTTGTAATTCCTCAGCAACCGTATTTAATTCTTCTTGGTATGTTTTAGACTCTTCTTTTAAAACAACGGTGCGCTCTTTTAAAACTGTTGCTTCAGATGCTTTTCCGGACTTAAAAAGCATACCAATTTCTTTAGATAACTTATTACTCTCTGCAAGTGTGTTATCTAATTTGGTTTGTGCATCTCTACGTTTTTCATCTAATGAAAGTACGTTTTCTAACAAAGGAGCTGCATCTATATTACGCTTTTTTAGGGCGATAATAATCTCGTCTTTTTGTTCTCGGATAGCTTGAAGCTGTAGCATTTATTTAAATTTTAAAAGCAAATTTAATGGTAAAAAGGGATTGCGCAAAAGAGAATGCGTAAAAGTTGAAGAGTTTAGTGCTTGTGATTTATTTTGGACTAGGTAAAATAAAATTATTGTGCTTAAAATGATGCCATTTTTCTTGTGCTAAATCTACTTTAGGATCTATAAAAGGTTGGTATGGTTTACCATTAATGCTAACTCTAGAGTTTACGTATACAGCAATATTTTTATTTTCCTTTTTGGCTTCTTTTTTTAAATGTTGTGCAAATTGCCAAATAAAATCTGGATATGCTCCAATTTTTCTGCG carries:
- a CDS encoding carboxypeptidase-like regulatory domain-containing protein, which encodes MKTTLFFLFAFVFLKVTAQQTVTGYVLDANTKEPLIGTSVFYDGTTIGVVTNTKGYFSISTEKNSTAPLVISYFGYKNKIISAVGKKDLGTIYLQEEVEQLNEVVLEPDTWSREKKLRIFRNQFLGTTLPAQKCKILNEDDIRLYYSKKEDVLYAYVNKPIIVVNKFLGYKLSYYLQDFEVRYKTNVNGFRLTGSVFYAGTALFTEINKKVKRKYVKNREITYLGSTLHFMRALSAKRLTEENFRIFKESLEVNPYDYYKVEKIEDGSAKVVQSLERLNILYNRWSNSFVVVTQNPFYIDAYGNHSPVDVVLFGGDMGLLRIANTLPLNYESVK
- a CDS encoding TM2 domain-containing protein; this encodes MSEENKDFNTEAKETANEFSEGLNNMANNENKKMLAGILGILFGYLGIHKFILGYQKEGIIQIIASVVTCGAAGIIGFIEGIIYLLKSDEDFYNTYQVGRKPWF
- a CDS encoding VOC family protein → MKNRVTGLGGFFFKTEDPDKIKQWYKERLGLDTDRYGCTFWWKDKEGKDCSTQWSPMKNDTTYFEPSKSSFMMNFRVENLVELLKVLKAEGVTIVGEIEEYSYGKFGWILDPDGNKLELWEPIDEAFK
- a CDS encoding DUF1801 domain-containing protein: MQSKATTPDQYINELPEERKEAVSKIRETILNNIPTGFTETMSYGMLGYVVPHTLYADGYHCDPKLPLPFMNVASQKNFIALYHSGIYADPDLLNWFTTEYPKHCKRKLDMGKSCIRFKKLDDIPYELIGELATKMTVQQWIDLYEKNTKK
- a CDS encoding 2-hydroxyacid dehydrogenase, which encodes MKVLHLDKNHPLIIEQFKGFGFTNDVDYTATKEEVEAIIHNYEGLIIRSRFPLDKTFLDKATNLKFIGRLGAGLENIDTDYATQKGIFLASAPEGNRNAVGEHTLGMILSLFNKLNKADKEVRNGKWDREGNRGIELDGKTVGIIGYGNMGNAFAKKLRGFDVDVICYDIKDGVGNENATQVDLEELQQKADILSLHVPQTQLTKNMITANFINGFKKPFWLFNTARGKCVVTADLVTALKEGKILGAGLDVLEYEKASFEHMFTDNELPEDFEYLIKSDNVLLSPHVAGWTVESKIKLAQTIVDKVKAKFL
- a CDS encoding cupin domain-containing protein — translated: MKTINLQEKQSKFNKQWHPHQIAVVDNMQVLLAKLKGDFVWHAHENEDELFQVLKGTLYMQFRDRTEIVKEGEIIVVPKGVEHCPRTENDEVVEVLLFEKLSTSHTGNVIDKKTQTEYPKI
- the ggt gene encoding gamma-glutamyltransferase, which produces MKIKLFYLIACALFTTITNAQTYAKNGMVVSDNSAASKVGTEILKKGGNAIDASIATAFALAVTHPQAGNIGGGGFLVFMKSDGNATTIDFREKAPLKATTNMFLDKDGNLIAGSNHNGLQSVGVPGTVAGLYMAHKKYGKLPWASLVQPAVDLAENGVPLSYTLYKHALHYKKESEFMANYFTNEKGEITQMDEIWKQPVLAATLKEIRDNGKDGFYKGKVAKEIARFMKKNDGLITLKDLAKYEAVERAPLKGTYKGHDIFVMPPPSSGGVALLEMMNIMELADFNKAPFNSTPYVHLVAEAMRRAFADRAEHLGDPDFNLNMPLEKLTSKEFAKNRYNNIDWQKASVSDSTKYGQIYDGTNTTHLSVLDKDGNAVSLTYTLEHSYGSRLGSPKLGFIFNNEMGDFNPQPGYTNSKGLIGSAANIIKPEKRMLSSMTPTIVAKDGKAVLVIGSPGGRTIINTVFQTVLNVIEFDMPIHMAIETMKIHHQWLPDRILYERGLLSPDTVKALEAMGHTMEPRGQLGRLMGITVDSDNKVYVGASDSSSPDGGAVGY